acaatgttttagtaaacaaaatatatttctatagttaaaatttgtgccaattcttattttcattcaaatctttgttcctattgtgcaatttaataatattcatatcaataaatattctaccgagaaaaaagacgttgtcacgtaaaatcttcgcccgtaaaaaccgacttattaaaaatcagttattaaaaaatcctttttctactgtaaatgaatgaatgtttttttGTGCAAAGGCactgaaagtatatttttaacttactCAATATTCGTTagttgttttgttacaatattatcaattttaaaatgttattcattgcctttttattgtcattaaataggttttaacttaaatttttaagaagTTGTTCgttgatgtatttaaaaatagtccTATCTTTTATTATTCTGTTGTTTTTGTGTGTTATCATTGTTGCTTTAGCTAAGTTTTGAATATAATTGCATTGGCTACTAAAACGAAGAATTAATTGATTATTTCCATTtgcttattaatcatatttttactatcatgtATGTACTGTAGGTTGTTATGTATTGACGACGGTGATTGCCAACCATATGAGGCTCAAAACTAAGATTTTAATTCTGATGTCGAAAGAATTTTGAACGTGATTTGCCGTCTACTTacttttggatatcttcagaggGAATGACTCGaaattccaggagttaagtctgtctGTATGATACAGTCTAATTACAGATACTGTATTAAGCGGATGGTAAAATGGGGCGAAACTCAATATTCGCACTAAATCGACCTTGACATGTAGAGATATAACCATGTAAAACATGATTTTGGACCATtctcaataatacattttagacaAAGTCCATCCTATTTGAACAGTAATATTCCCCATCTTCAGACCATGCAAACACAATGAACAATATATTTTCCCGAAATTAAAAGAATACAAGTCTCGTACAAAATACAAGAATACATTTTCTATATAATCAACACTCTTTTTGAAACCCTTGAGGCAGTCAATTAAATATCAACCCATTTTTAGTTTTTCCGCCAccatattcaattatttttctttaaattggaAGCAGATTGTAAATTTAGCTTCTTATCCAATTGTAGGGCCATTGTCGTTCAGTGCGATGATTACATGTATCCTGTTTCTAGCTCAATTCAATTGCTAGTTTGAATGCTTTGTATTTTTCATTCTCAGTTTTTAACTCTATGATTCTTTTCATTCTCTGATTCCCAATATTAATGCTGATGGCGTATGAAGCTTACGTGAAAGTCTTGAGTTTGTGTTAGAGTGtgcttattgttattttataaatgcatttcCGCATCGTAAAGTAATTCTAGTTGTTTGTTAGAAAGGTTGGAGAAAATATGACTCAATTTTTACCACCTAATCTTCTAGCTCTCTTTGCTCCCAGAGACCCTATACCCTATCTTCCACCAGTAGCCAAATTACCTCATGAAAAGAAAACAAAGGGCTACATTGGAATAGGAAATTTCTTGCAATTATTTGAGGTAAGCTTATTTTAGTGTAGACCTATTGCATTTGATTTACCACGATGTAGTAAAGACCTTATAGCCTAATTTAAATAACTCTGCCTATACTACTCAACTCTCAACTCATTGGTCCAATTTAGTTCTATCTTTTTAGTAATAGGTTAGTGGTATTTCttctaatacaataattaaaagttCAATAATCTGATTTGTGgctttaaaaagtcaaaatttattagtaacatagatttttttattgagagactaataagtggcctacactcgttattcgattttATTGAACTACTCTATTATTCAGATTTGGTATTAGCCTATACATTAATCGTATGAAACaggaattttaatacattaacaacaagagtaatacattacaatttctaattacaaatttaacaataacattacgaAATCTACCTATGGCCTagacttacaaatttaaaaataagttacaatatttatagattgcgCTGATTGTAGTGAGCTCATGCTTTTGTGAAGGCAGTAGCCAAACCCACTGTAACTAATAAGTAGGaatcatatattttgttaaataaaattgtaatattgaactaTTCACTCACAATCAAAAGaatcaaacaattcaataaaaacaactgaataaagaGTGTAGGCCGCTATTAAGGGTCTACCCTTTTTATTGACTTCAGATCATCCACGTCAAAATTGTAGACTTAGTCTTTACAGTTAGTTGgctgggtagggtacgataagcggacccggttttttatatcgaagaatgtaatcaatCGATAgggattaattattttgaacagttaacttATCTATATCAATCCatataatctatatcaacagctgtaaacactttcaaataatacacgtaaggtaatatttcaattttacataagtaacatttgatcattaaaaatggccgtcaattttagaaaaatacacaacattgctttgaaaaatgataagacatattttacgtggtttcaacatgttggacttgtaCCGGAACACCCATTATTCgaaatttgtggaaaagaaacaactgtaactgtgagaggagctaatatggttgtcttcagttttcctcatttttgttataataatttgtttaatcactgtaaatattaaattactattttaatatgaaacatatggttgttattgaggactatacttttatatcaattgatggTCTAGGATTAgagatacgaatattaggtatcgatgaattacattcttcgatataaaaaaccgggtccgcttatcgtaccctacccagtTGGCTTAACTCTTATCTACTAGTGTAGCTATTTGTGATTCCTTTACAGGTGCAGGAATGtctatgttttataaaagttctaaaataCTTTGTTACAAATTAATGTGATCATATTGTAGGTTGTGTTAATCACCActgtttgaagtattttttccacaatttttaaatattttacttgcaatCTTTCCAATCACAGGTAGTTTAAATTCTTTCCACATTTAATCAACACAGGGACTTGACCATCTCAGAATTTAATGAAATGTGGCATGAAGGTAGTCCTTACGTAGATTAGGAAAATTGGCAATTTTTTCGTTCATATCTGAAACAGTTTCAAAGTTTTGGCTAGTATATATGGGTCATTCCACATCAATTCAACCAAAGAAAAATCACTTTCTCACCCACCatctcagattttgatgaaacttggctTGTTTGTTCTACCCATGAAGATAAGTCACCATGCCAAATTTTAACACTCTACCTCTTACCGTTCCCTTTTTATAGCCTTTCAAAGTTTTGCATTTCCGCAAATTCTAACCTATGGATATCGCAAAATGAAGGACGCTTACGTttcgaaaataatttgtaacttttttatttaccattaaatctCCATGAAAATTTATAGGCTTATTCTTAAAACAATGAAGATTCTAgaaaaaaataccttaaaccTCTAAGTTAACCTACTAGgg
The window above is part of the Homalodisca vitripennis isolate AUS2020 unplaced genomic scaffold, UT_GWSS_2.1 ScUCBcl_6448;HRSCAF=13667, whole genome shotgun sequence genome. Proteins encoded here:
- the LOC124373797 gene encoding U1 small nuclear ribonucleoprotein 70 kDa-like — translated: MTQFLPPNLLALFAPRDPIPYLPPVAKLPHEKKTKGYIGIGNFLQLFEDPKDTPPPTRVETRDERLERRRRERAEQVAYKLEQEIAL